DNA sequence from the Hemibagrus wyckioides isolate EC202008001 linkage group LG20, SWU_Hwy_1.0, whole genome shotgun sequence genome:
TCCTAATGCTATCATAGCAATTGTAGTCCTAAGCCATCACATCCAAACTGATCATAGCAATTGCAATCCAAGCGAACTTCTCAGTGTTACCATCTACAGTAATCTCATATAAGCCCAATCTGTAGTCTTTACTTAGTGACCGTGTTAAAGCAGAGACCCTTACATAATCATCGATTTCCTTTCTCCACAACAAAAGCCATAATGACTTTGTTGCGATCCTGGACTTGCCTGAGGGGGAACATCAGTACAAGTTCTTTGTTGATGGCCAGTGGCTTCATGACCCTTCTAAGGTAAAAGACCCAAAACTTAATACAGAAACAGCTCGTTATTTATGTTTTTCAGATATAACACTGCATTAGACATCTTTCAGATTTcctcttaaaaaaatatatgcctTGTGAAACAAACAGTGAAGCGTGCATTGGGTAGCAGATGAAAtaatgagtgttttattccacagcCGGTTGTGACCAGTCAGATGGGAACCATCAACAACCTGATCGAGGTGAAGAAATCTGACTTTGAGGTGTTTGATGCGTTGCAGGTGGACTCACTCGAGTGCTCAGACACCTCAGGTACGAACTGTTAATGCCACGTGCTGAATTGCTTTGGTTTGAGATTTGCCTCATCTGAATGTTTTTCATGTTCCAAAGCACACCTAGCAAACTGAGTAACCGCAGGATTTATTCAAAGGCTAATCGTTATAGGTTGTTTTCTCACCATACATTTTAGATCTAGGTCATCTAAACCTAGGTCATGAAACCAATGTCAGTGCAACTGCCTCAACGTgttagtatatcagtgtatttaAGCACTATGCCATTTCTTCTTCAgatctgtccagctctcctccCGGTCCTTACGGACAGGAAGTGTACATGTTCCGACCGGAAGAGCGCTTCAAGGCCCCGCCCATCCTTCCTCCTCACCTCCTCCAAGTCATCCTCAATAAAGACACCAACATTTCAGTGAGCCAACAACAAAGCTTGCGTTAATCATTTCATACAATCTACGCCCTGTTGAAACCGAACTTtctttaatctgtgtgtgataCAGTGCGATCCTGCTCTGCTGCCTGAACCCAACCACGTCATGCTCAACCATCTTTACGCACTCTCGATAAAGGTAGGATTACAAACTGCCCAGTATAGAAGATATTCAGAGTTGAGTTTCATGCATTaaagtaatttaatttaaaatgcagTGTAGTAGGATGTGcatggttggaatgaaaacctgcacccacgcCAGCTCTTTTCGGATAAGACCGGACACACTTGTGTTAGATCAAGTACTATTTTATAATCTGCCGAATGACGAAGGCTTACCATCTTCTCTTTCATACATCATTGCAGTATTTTTGCTTTTATGTTATGAACAGCAGTTAAAATAAAAACGCAGTCTGCTTCTTCAAGTCTGCATTTTCTGTCCCAATGcttgtgtataaataaaaatctggcaacctcagagGGGAGAAGTACATGCTGAATGGACAGCCCAGAAAATGAACTCACTTATACTTAAACTTAAACCCGATTTTCAATGCAAGCAAACTTTCCAGCATAAGTATTGAGAGAACTTCTGAACTTGAGTGGCTGATTCTGAAGTGTATAAATACAGTACATgcatattgtaaataaaaatctttccCTTTCTGCTTCTGTGTCTCTAGGATGGCGTGATGGTCCTCAGCGCGACTCACAGGTACAAGAAGAAGTACGTCACCTCTCTGCTCTATAAACCCATCTGAGAGCGGACGTCTCTGCTGTAATCTTGCATCTCCAACTCTTATGTAGCCGGTATATTGCTGATACTACACGCCCAGCTTGCAGCGGTTCTGACCACCGCTGTCTCTCACTCGCACACcagtaaaggagtgtgtgtgtgtctgcgtctgTGTGTACTCTATATGATCAGGACTGCTGAAGTGTGCTTCACACCTAGTGATTGCAATCATAAGCTTTTTAAAGTTGCGTTTTATCCCCCTTGGCTGTGAAGCGGATGCTGAAGTAGGTTTGGTGTTTTAAAAGGCACTGGGTTTGGCATGTTTTAAAATAGCGTCACGTTAACCAATGTCgactgagatgtgtgtgtgtgtcattttagtttccagtgttttatttatttatctcatgATAATCGCATGGCTAAGTAGGACAAGCGCTTGGAGTCCAAAGAGGATGGATTTATTGAGATGTAGGAACTGGTTGAAGGATTTACTTTCAGGCTCATGGCTGAGGGTCAGTTTGACAAATCAACAAAAGATTtgaattagctttttttttccccccccacTTACAGTGGTCAGCTGTCAAGTCAAGAAGGTTACTGATGCAATATGAATTTCGATAAGTATggttcgagtgtgtgtgtgtgcatgcaagcGAGCACATGCAAGCTGTCACCTTTCACTGCGATTGTGTAAGCACTTTAACCACATATTCACTGTGACGGATTCAGAAGGAAAGCTTTGTTTCAGTTCCTAAGCTATGCAGCTGACAAATCTCGTACTGTAAGCTCCAGCTGAACACGCACAATAGACTCTTCGATACAATAACCGAGAGAAATGGTTTTTATGTATTAGCATCGTATTTGAAATTCTCGCCGCTGTATGTGTTCCGAATGTCAGTTTACTGCATTTGTAGTGAGATAATCCAGATGTGTTGGTGGCTGTCTAGGCTGGGGGTCTTTATTCTGAAAGTTGTTTGGTTTTCACCGAAGGTCACAGGTGTTTTCTTTCTCGCAGGTTTTTATGCTATTTGATGTGTACCGAGAGATTTATGGTGTTTAAAAATCCCTCCAAAGATGTAGTGGAATGCCGTAGTCCGTATGGACAGTTTATCCTAAAATGAAACGATGTTTAAAGTTTGATATActtgtgtgtgaggtgtgctgttttgaaatgaaacacttgAATTTAGCCTGgaagctttttgtttgtttgtaaagcAGTGCGGCATATTTTAAGtcatgctgtattttttttttttttgtgttttacttGGTTTGCAAATAAAAAGCAATACTGCATGACGTCGGTGTTTTGGTTTCTGTCGGATCATTTCCTCTGTTTCAGTGCCGGAGTGAAATACAATACTACTGTTCAACAGTGACATGGTGAATGTTCCACATTGAAAAGCAGCACTTTCTTTTGTGCAATTTCTTCAGTGCACTTTTCTACACTACTGTGTGTCTAGATGTGTAAATACTGTTCTGGGGTGAGAGCACAGTCACTGTCTCCAAAACGCAGGATCCATGGAGGatgaactgtgtgtgaatgatgaaACTGTATGTGTAGGGCAGTTCTGCTGGTTCTAGTATTGATGATCACTTCATTAGatacaatgatcaggcataacattatggccagctgcctaacattgtgttggtcccccttttgctgccaaaacagccctgaaacgtcaaggcatggactccctgaaggtgtgctgtggtatcaggtaccaagatgttagagCAGTGGATCCTTTAAATGCTGTAAGTTGAGagatggggcctccatggatctgacttctctgtccagcacatcccacagatgctcgattggaccTCAAACttcttgtgctcatcaaaccattcctgaacaattgttgctttgtggcattattctcaggggttgggctcggccccttagttccagtgaaaggaactcttaatgcttcagcttcataccaagacattttggacaatttcatgctcccaactttgtgggaacagtttggggatgaccccttcctgttccaacatgactgcacaccagtgaccaaagcaaggtccataaagacacggatgagtgagtttggtgtggaggaactcgaCTGGCCTGCaaccgatagaacacctttgggatgaattagagcggagactgtgagacaggctaaaactgggacgtctgcctttacatgcacatgaatgtaatatggagttggcctgccctgtgcagctctaacagcttcaactcttctgggaaggctttccacaaggtttaggagtgtgtttatgggaattcttatgtttgcccatttttcctgcttctaacacatcaactttgaggacaaaatgttcacttgctgcctaatatatcccacccaacaggtgccatgatgaggagatcatcagtgttattcacggcacctctcagtgttcataatgttatggctgatcggtgtacctCTGTGAGTTGTACTCAGGGCTGTGCTTTTGGAATTCCTCGAACATTCATGCAAAAGTGTGTGCAATTCGATTGGACGATGATGTCCCATGCTGGTTGAATTTACCCCCTGCATGTCCAGTGTTCCCAGATTAGTCTCTGGATCCACTGTGATCCTGAGTGAATGTATAGGGGGGAAAATGCATTTGTTCAAATCCAAAGTGCTCTTCAACAATAGAACAAAATGAGTAGAGACAAGGACTCCGATGCATCCATGACCTTTTATTGCATTACACAAAACACATCATTTTCCGTGGCAACAAATCAGCCTTCAGTCATTATTTACACATAATACAGTTTTCAGTTTTCTCATGGCTGGTTACAGCGTCTGTCCATCCTCCATCTTTACTTTACACAAATTCTTTtgaaaatggcttcactttgtTATTCTtccaaacctttttttaaatagcaattTAAAGCCAAAAGACGTCTTATAGGCCAAGTGATCTGATTAAGTGGAGAAACCTCTTCGTTTTACTTCTGAAACGATTTCTTCTTGCTTCTTGCTGTTAAAAATGCTAAGCGCAAACACAGCCAGGCTTGTTGCTTGAAAAGTTTCAGTATCTACAACTAACAACAAGCAGGAGCTAAAAGGGTTTGAGTTCTCGTTATTTCTATTTTCGTAGCCGAGAGCGAATTTATAACGGCTCTCCGACTTGAAGGCAAGCAAAGCGACATTTTCTCGAGGTGTATATCAAAACCTGTGGCTTTGCGTGAACTAGCATAACCGCTAACACTAGAGCTTGGCGAACTCAGGAGCGTAGAGAATAGAGAAGTAGCGTAAATTCGCTCCAAGTGAAGATTAACACTGCGATTAAAAGTATTGCACAGCTACCCAGATACTGAACCATTGCATATAGAGAAAAGAAATTAGTGAAGAAAACCACAACCATGACTCGAGCGATATTATATACAgcaaaaaggggggggggggacaacaGGAAATATTCAAGCGGCTAAggaacacctcaaacttgtaTCTGTGGCATCAGTAGCATAATTATGGACCCACCAGATCCTTGCCAAAGTTTGTTACCACATTCTAAGCTCTATCCTACAGTATACGATGCCCAATTTCACAGGATTTTACCAACATTTATTGTGTCCTCGCTGTGAAATGCTGAAACATGATTTGGTCCTAATTCACAAACTCGCTAATGAAGTTGAAACGAAAACGATCGGCGATCCAGCGATACCTTTAATCAAGGCATGTGTGataaaaatcactttttttaaatttaagatGGCACTAAAACAAAATCCGAGCGTGCTTTACGACACGGACAGGACGATCCGAAAAAGGGAAAGGAGGAGTTCAAACTTTGGCAAGTATTGGTGAAGCTCACCTTACATACAGCACAACACAAAGGTGATCATTTCCTTTAGTTTTTTTCTCTACCTTCCCCATGCAAACACTGTCCAAGAACAACTTCAGTAGTATTACAGGATAAATATAAGTAAGAATACAAGTCCTAATATTGCACTGACGGTCTTTCATTGTTACAAAACACATATATAGCTCCAGTGTCAGTGAACGCTGGCACAATTGCATTGcacatgctttattttattttttatttatttttttatgaactCGATTAAAGCGACAATCAGTGAGTGTCGGATAATGATGAACGCTTTAACACGAAAGCCAGTAAAGTGTTTCCTCGTGCTCTTTGTCAGTTAACTCCGAGCTCGTTGTAAGGTGGACgaaaagtgcaaaacaaaatatccAAAAACCACAATATAACAAATCGGGAAACGAAATAACTGATCCGTACCGGAAGAACACGATTCCTACTGCGGAAACTCAGGTTTTGTTCTGTGCATGCGGGAAATCGCcgtcattatatattattaataacagtATTATCATTTAAATCTTATCTTTCCCAAAGGTCTAAAAAGACCATTGACACCAACCGCTCTTTCTGTAATTCCTGTCCCGAGACAATCGTACATTTATTTTGGACCTGAAGTGTTTTGGTCTGATGTCCTTAATTTTATTCAAATCAAAAATTCACAATGacttctgcttttattttaatatttatttgcttttggaatctttaattatattttctaataaatttCAATTGCTAAATTCTATAGTCATAAAGGTAAATTTACTAATAATAAACCACTCTTTATGGTGTCCAAAAATGACATCATAAGATATTTTGAAAGCGTAGAATTTTcaaaaaacaatataacaaaaggGATTAAAAATACTACGGCTCCGTGAGTGTTATGACAtaggtattttattttactttattttattttattttattttattttattttattttattttatttatttatgtaatcaATCAACCAGTCAATTAACTAAGTAATTAATTAGTGCcctattgttgttgttgcctgTTTGTACTTTTATGTTATTGTTGATAAGCCCCCTGCAGTTCtgtgtttctattttttcttggtttaatcaataataatttttaaaaatgttgaaattaaaaaaaaaaacaaaacaacattatAAATACCCGAACttgccataaaaaaaaaaataaataaataaaaataaatccagcagatccccgtgaccctaaataggaataaagcgggtatagaaaatggatggatggatgaattttgTCATACTTCAGACAAGAAAAAATCGtttccgcacatgcgcagtacaaatcgtgtttgcggtacggatcgagtagtgacaattaaaaaaaaaaaaaaagaaataaaaaaaagaacaaatccggaaacaaaatTTAGACAAGGTAGATATTAGTTACCATGCGAATGGAATGcttaccgctgattggacgagacgcCTGTCACTCATTTGTCACAGTCAGTAGATGGttgatttgtgtgtatatgaacacagctctgctgtTATAAAGCTCCTTACATCGTTTAATCTGAAATAAATTTGTCTTCGAAACATACCTGCgttctttaggtgtgttttcAGACGTCGCAAACTAATCTCTATGCCACGATACTCTATCAGTATATTTAAAAGATCACGGCATATCACGCAatgtccttcctcaaagtagcgttgaatgaattccattttcatattaatataaatatatatatatatgtttgttattttctttgaaAGATTTAAAGTGAACTCCACACaagtacaagaaataaagttaataCACTACTTGTATATTtcgagtgacagatgtctcgtccaatcagcgttAGGAATTCCATCctaccttttttgtttttctgaattgttattttgttgtgcacttctcggccactgtGTTATTGTGAGTAGACGTGGCACGTTTTCAGTGATGGCTGCTCGAGCCTGTAACGTAGGCACCGGTTAGATCGGTGGAAGACGATCCTGAGGATCTGTCTCACCTAGGAAATGTGGCTTTTTTTAGTGTTTCTTTGCCTCAAATCCCTGAGCTTCTCAACGGGATTCACTGGCAGTATGTTTAGCTGCAACATAAATATCCACTTCTCCCCATTCAGTATGAAGTCTAAGTTCTTCTGTAGTCTGTGATTTAGAACACACACCGGTTTGTATTTCCTGCACGCTCCTGAACGCCTTCCACACATTGTATAGCAGCCAGGGCACGCGCCAATATCCGCTTCACAAGGCAAAGTGTAGTGCGACGagtcgtttttttgttttttcaccgAGGTAAGGCAAAAGATAAGAGCAGGAGAAAAGAAGGGATAAGAGGTAAGAAGATAAGAAGAAGGATCTAAGAGGATAAGGCAGGGGGGTGAAAAGGTGGAGCTCATTCAGGACGCCGCTTAGTGAAGGCACTCCCTCGCGCGCTTCTTAGCGAGTCTGGGACTGGAGGTTTCCATGGCGATCACAGGGGTCACGCAACCCCTATCAGAAGACCCTGGGTAGGCACCTTTGAGGACTTGACCTGAAAAGAAATAAGAGCAATCAGATCTAAACATAGAGAGTTAAACGTAAAGCTTTGGGGTTAGCCAGGGACAGAACATCATCCTGTTAAATGAAGCAGCAATCTGAAAAGTGTCTACGTTTATTTAAGGGTGAACAAATGGTTAATTTATTAGTTAGTGGTGTCACTACTCGATCTGTACCGGTAACACGTGTTTCCGGTACGGATGAAACTTCGAAAGCTTCAAGGTAGGGCTGGGAAATATGACGATATAATACTTTAATGACGTCACAATATGATTTTCTGGGAgatatagtgtatcagtgtatatctaaCAATTCTTTTCCACAAAATTCAGTAACTGGAAGATTTAATAAAGCATTATAATTTACACATTAAAACCTTCTTGAAACTCTATTTGAATTATcgctattactattatttatttatttattttaatgctacTGCTTTGCTCGCTAGTTTGTTGGCAAAACGATATCTCATGGTACATAAAAATGTCTTCTCATATTGCGatatcccttttttttttctgccatatATCGTCCAGCCCTACATCAAAGTGCTGCCAGGTTTTGGAGACCTGGAAACCTTACTGATGGTGTAAAATGTGGTAGATAGCATAAGGTGCTAgtaaagtgcattaatataggggaagtgaaatgaaacaaaaatcagCAGGTTGTGGGCCGGTGATTGGGTGATGAGACGTGGTGTTTGTTTCGTTTCGTTCCTGTTTCTAAAAAAGATCACTAATTAATCTTCGTGCAAAATCTGTGTTGCTACCAAATAGATCCCATCAGTTGATGTGTGAAGTGCAGAGGCTGGTGAGATTCAGAGCGATGTTATAGTCATTGCAAGTCAGTATGGAGTTCTCTTTTCTTTGGTTGTGGAACCTACTTTTCTGCTgagaaactataaataaaaaaaactactatTCGAAATCTGCTCATCCCGGCTGTCCAGGCCATGTCCACCTCTCTAATAACAACACATCAAGTGTAATTTTTGTTTTCGATGTACAATATACATactgtgtttaataataatggGAAAAATCTGTTTTTGGTGTGTGCACAAAATTGCATTGTTAACAATGAATGCAGATGGTTAATGCAGACATAATAAACCAATCtgttaataaatatgtatttggATTCATTATGTCAGATTTTCAGAAGGAGGAAATGTCCTGTGTGTTAACTATACTCTGTACAGTGAGTATGTTTACATGCATCAATCCagaaaaatgggggaaaaaattaaaataaaatacatgtgATTTTTAGAATAGTTTATCCAATTCATTTAATAGGAAAAgtctgtgtttatgtatctaaataaatattaaaaatattgttattattagagTATGTTAATATGTTACATTTTCGACTTTTTTAAATGgtaaaataatttctttagCTGAGAGTTTTTAGTGCAAGTTCCACATTACATTATTTCTGGgtttataaaatactacagaacTCAAAACACATTCAACAGGTTCTTGAATGGCTATTGTAGGTTATATTATACAAGTTTGCACATACAGTTTATATGTGTTCAGTTTGTGATCTCAGAAAATGGACCCATATCACGTCAGATATGTataccgaccaggcataacattatgaccacctgcctaatatcgtgttggtcccccttttgctgccaaaacagccctgatgcatcatgcactgtgtattctgacacctttatatcttctgttggatcggatcacacgggccaatCTTCTCTCCCCACGGGTGTCAGTGAGCCTTgcccgcccatgaccctgtcgccggttcaccactgtttcttccttggaccacttttgatagatactgaccactgcagaccgggaacaccccacaagaggtgcagttttggagatgctctgatccagtggtctagccatcacaatttggtccttgtcaaactcgctcaaatccttacacttgcccatttttcctgcttctaacacatcaactttgaggacaaaatgttcacttgctgcctaatatatcccacccactaacaggtgccatgatgaggagatcatcagagttattcacttcacctggcagtgctcataatgttatgcctgatcggtgtatattattagatattattattatattggaGGATTGGGTGAAAAATGCTATTAAAGTAATAGTATAATTATCTGTATCTGTGACCATGTTGAGAAATCAGATAATGTTTATATGATTAGTTTTCATGTAAACACACTCATTGGCAGGTTTCTCTATGTCTGTTATTATGAGCATCCAGCTCTGGCACAGCTCCTGTGAGTACAAGAGAGTACAAGGCCAATGGGGTttgagacagagctgagaggatgaggaagtgatgtcatggTTAAGCAATGAGGGCAGTGTCAGTGCAGGCACAGGCACAGAGCGACACGCAAAGCAACACGGCACAGACCGGACTGTTACCATGGTaaagggaggaagaggaggagcttaAAGAGGAAATCCTGAGCTCGTTCTTCTGGATTTACacagcagagaaagagagagaaaaagggagagagagagggagagagagagagagagagagacgaagacAGTAGGAGCAAGATACACAAAATGAGGACACAAAGACAAAGGAATGTAGTGTCTCTCATGCACACAGGGATCTATAGACAAGTTAAAAATGACTGAAGCTCCTTCCTTACCTCCAGATTGGCCCTGGCTTTTTTCAGGACATCTCGAGTCCTGGACActgcaacataaaaaaaaattaaacaattttGTTAAGAGGACTTCACATACATCTGCCACTTCTTTTCAGTCTACTGCATGTGGCACTGTTTCGATAGGATTGATTATAGGACACATGTAGATTTTTACAGCATCATGTTCCAGTATGCACATAAGGGCTGTCGGTGTGTAGAGTTGATGCCACTTCCATATTTAATCATATAAATTTGGGTGATTGGTTGATTATCCTCAGTTAGTGTGCTATTCCTATTGCTATATATAGTGTGCTAGTGGTGCATGACTGACGTTGGCTGACGATGAACGTCTCCATGCTCTCTTTAGTGCGGCTGGTGCTCCTCAGTCTCTGTATAGTGTTCTGCAGAACCTCTTCCTGCTCCGCTATCCTCATACGCAGAGACTGGATCTCCTCTTTCATTGACTGCTCCTACACAACCGCACAAATATGCATACTATTAATTGCAGTAGTGTGCTAATGCTATGATATAAACAGCAGAATTGAGGCGTGGACTCATATTGTGCATAGCTGAAGCACTGACTTTCTGGAGATACTGGGCGGGGCTGTCACTGCTGGGAAGCGCCGCTCTCCAGAACATCTTGAGCAGGGACATGGCCTCCTCCAGAATCTGCCTCAGAGTCTTGGTGTTGGATAAAAGAGTCTTCACGCTGGCATAATCCAGAGCCTGGGATAAGAGAGAGTCAGGAAGAGGAAGCAGAAGAGTTATGTACTAAAATCAAAAGTGTTGGCTGTAAATCTCAGGTTTAGGACACcaaataatgaattaaacaaataaagaatTAAGAAAAAATGCAATAATACTGCATAcatagcataataataataataataataatgataatatcaaattatcaataataataataataataataataataattattattattattattattattattattattattattaatattattattattattgataatttgatacactgtttatttaatattttagaattttttttgtttgtttaaaacaattttttggCCATTTTTAAGTAAACATTTTTAGTTGACTGCAATTTCTGCACACCgctaaaaattaattaaactcATTAAAGTAATATTTCTTGTATTTTAGGTAAAATAGCTAGCTCACTTAAATGGtgcacaaaataataaaaccaaatataaaaaaacattgatgaaacatttacaaatgaaaaatacaactacattatatttattatatatatatcatgttttaaatattttatatattatatgcataactactgtatataaaattgCACAATGTAGTCAGAAGGCCCTCTGAAATTTATTCAAGGAGTGTAAGCAAGAGTAACTGCTGCTACTCGCAGACTGTTCTGTAAATCTTGTATGCTGTAGGACGGAGTAGCACACTGACCTTCCCTGTATTGACCTccattagtgcagtgttaaggCAGGTATTCAGTGTGGCCTCCATCCTGTGCACCAGCCCTCTGCCCTCCAGAACCTGCTGCTGCAGAGCACTGAAGTCATCCACGTGCCCGATGGCGTGCCGGCCATTCCGGTTTGCGAATGAACCATCGGGGGCATCACCCTCCAATTCTACATGAGGTTCCAGAGAGTCTGAGACAACAATGAGTGTAAGGGGAGGATGGagagattattattaaatagaTTATTTGCACAGAGATcgttaaaaagaaataaaccattGGGCATCAGCTTGTTTTTGAGGAGTTGAAAGCTGTGTACAGCATACTGTATGTgagaaattatataaaattgttGGTAATGCTTCACAGATAGTTAGAGCATGAAGCTACCGAGTATGAATAAGCTGTCAAGGCCACTTTAACAGTTTTGCTTAGTTCAATGCTTTTCTGGTTTTAAATGAACACAGCAGTTCAGTTAGTTCGCCTTTATACAAACTATCATAAAGAGTATACAGTCAAATAAGTCCATTCTGTcaaaatgattattaattaGTATGATAATGTTGTTAACTGTTAGCA
Encoded proteins:
- the prkab2 gene encoding 5'-AMP-activated protein kinase subunit beta-2 is translated as MGNTSDRVAADRHGPKAHRADGVAQKDHEPSKMVDSTDDPNIFNTHGPEVKAPVEKDLPPDLNDLVKTGPQERPTVIRWAGGGKDVYISGSFDNWSTKIPLNKSHNDFVAILDLPEGEHQYKFFVDGQWLHDPSKPVVTSQMGTINNLIEVKKSDFEVFDALQVDSLECSDTSDLSSSPPGPYGQEVYMFRPEERFKAPPILPPHLLQVILNKDTNISCDPALLPEPNHVMLNHLYALSIKDGVMVLSATHRYKKKYVTSLLYKPI